The DNA segment TGTATTATGTTGCATTAagtaccttcttccttcctctctctctctctctctctctgctgtgcaGTGAAATCGTCCCTCAGTACGACAGCAGCACCTTCGTCATGAACAACTTCTCCCAGCTGCAGCACAAGGCAGACCCTGTGTACTCGCCGCCCCTCCATGTCAACGGCCTCTCCTGGAGACTCAAGGTTAGTGTGCTGGACTCTTGTTATTTGGAGATTGTTATGAGCGTTAttgcttctctctttttaatttttgttagaTGGCTTGGGGCAACAATAAGGAGGTATCAAAAAAGACCCATTGAGGTGCCAATcccaaaagaaaacagaaactgGTTATCCCAAGTTGGTTGAtaagtgtcttgacacttcactcctgaaagagtttaagttacagggaggaggaaatacagaagcaggcagggagtttcagagtctAACTGAGATAATGCTAGTTACTTTCTGCTGGAATATATTCATGGTTGTGAAGATCTCGTGTCTAAAAAAGTAgtattcattctttttgtaAGGAATTTTATAAAGTTATCTAAATAATGATGTTTGGCTAAAATATTGATAGCTATTAGTTTGTGCTGGAGTGTAACATTGATACAAtgacatttttccctcttatcctGATGGCAGCCAAAGTATTCCCTTATGTATTGTATCTGCTGCAGGTTTATCCCGATGGCAATGGTGTGGTGCGGGGGAACTATCTGTCAGTCTTCCTGGAACTCAGCGCTGGACTCCCGGAGACATCAAAGTAAGCCTCCACCACACAGCCTCAGCCTCACTGGTGCTGGGAAGGGTCAGTTTGTGATAATGAAAGCCACACTCACTAGTTTACTGTCTAACTTATCTCATAGTCATGGTGCTGATGGATGGTGCTGGGAAGGGTCAGTTTGTGATGGTGAAAGCCACACTCATTACTGGTCTACTATCTGCCGTATTTTACagcttgcaagacgctgcatcttggaagacgcaccctaatatttgaaagaaatttcaaagaaaaaaaaagtcattctcatacaagaacacattcaccatatacccgaccactgaacacaaaaaacatcagaagcaaggagtctgcaagacactattgtttcaccactcattacaaatttgctggagcactcaccactaatttaaaactatgtaaataaaaacaccataggtaaatacatatacacagtgaaacagtccatctcttcttgttttagtggcgggcgacggcatgttttggacctgtagtttacattacggaatcacttgtctgatcgccgaaaccgaacacgtcagtgctgcagtttgtatttattttattttgcagtcatgcttcataggctttatcaatgtgaatacaattcacaagtggagttttgactcttgcttggattttctattaataaaggtataaaggcacctggcatgatgtgtatgcgttcgtgtgcatgtatgtgtgtgttgtaatgagACAAGGGAGCGGcccattttctccacacgctCAGTAGGCTGCAGGAAAGATTAAGGTATTGTAAAtgcttgtaacacctaagtactgagtttacataatataaaaggccaaattaagctaacatcataatgtaatgactcaacattcaaatccaggtcgctatctgtcaagtgtccaagctcacttgaggttggatgctgccttacaatacaacattcatcttggaagacgcgctagtatttttcagggtattttttaggaaaaaaagtgcgtcttgtaagctGTAAAATACGGTAACTCATCTCATAGTCTTGGTGTTGGTGGATGGTGCTGGGAAGGGTCAGTTTGTGATGGTGAAAGCCACATTCACTACTAGTTTACTATCTAACTCATCCTTCCATTCCAGATATGAATACAGAGTTGAAATGATTCATCAAGGGTCCCGAGATGCCAGCAAAAATATTGTGCGAGAGTTTGCTTCAGACTTTGAAGTGGGTGAGTGCTGGGGCTACAACAGGTTCTTCCGCCTGGACCTGCTGGCCAACGAAGGCTACCTCAACACAGAGACTGATACGCTCATCCTGCGGTGAGTCTAATCTGTGCCTCCCAACCTTGTCAtggtttagatttttttgtgtgtttagaaatacagtaaataataaagaagcatTTCCTTGTGCTATACACGACAATCATACATACAATTCTTGATTTTGTATGATTTGATATGTACCTTTGCAGTTTAATTAGAAGTGAGGTATCACAAAATTGgcagtttatttttattgcatttcaAATATTTCCCCATTTTGTATCAAATCTCCCAAAATccataaaaatgaaagatgtgTGTAGTATTGTATTACATCTTGGATGGAGACTACTTTTTTAGTACCTTTGCAGCACAAAGAGACCTGAGAACACACTTAACTCCCTCATGTCTTCCATGCAGGTTTCAAGTACGGCCGCCCACCTTCTTCCAAAAGTGTCGCGACCAGGTGTGGTACATCCACCAGCTGCAGACCCTCCAGGCCCAGTACATCCAACAGATCAACAACCTGAAGGAGGTGAGTTGTGAGGCTTGCAGAAGGAATTCAGATTTTGAAAAGAACTAAGACAAGAGTAAAACTAAgagtaaaaggaataaaagcTAAAGAAAGGGCAGGATGTGAGAGGTAAACACAGCTTATCAGTGGATGTGAAGTAAACACAAGCTCAACCTTTACAGAGAATTGCCATCGAACTCTCCAGAAACTCTGTCACCAGCAGCAAGAACCTCAACGCCCCGACTGGCTTTGCCCGGGTGGAGCGGCCACAGTCTGCCTCTCCGAAGCCAAACCCTATTGTACAGCACCCTCACCACCCCCACCCTCTGCCCCAGGCTAAGCCACAGAGGACGACACACCACATCAACAAGAGTGTGGACCCTGTGGAGCTTGAAGCAGAGAGGCAGTCCACAAGTTCATCTGATAcagaggtatgtgtgtgtgtgtaattcactgtttgatctgctgcagtctctgacgagacagccagacgttaccctacggaacgagctcagagctcattatttccgatcttcggataggcctgagaccaggcacacaccacacaccgggacaacaaggtcacaactcctcaatttacatcccgtacctactcactgctaggtgaacagggctacgtgaaaggagacacacccaaatatctccacccggccggggaatcgaaccccggtcctctggcttgtgaagtcagcgctctaaccactgagctaccgggccgcgtgtgtgtgtgttggtgcctTGCCTCATTTCCTTGGGTGTAGGAAATGTTGCCTCTGTACTCTGGATGTAGACAGGTGGTGGTTTGCAGGATCTGAGTGAGGGAGAGCTCAATGACCAGGAGGAGGGGCCAGACCACAGTGTCACCACGGCAGAGTACGGCAGTAACGATGAGAATGACGTGGATGACGAGACAATGAGTGGAGACAACGACGTGGAGCACTCCGCAGCGTCGTCCCTCTTAGCTAGCCTGCACGAGGCGTCAGCGCTGCACGAGGGCCCCATTCTCAATCACAGCCAGTCCCACAGCTCCAGCTTCCTCTCAGACCTGGACTCCCTCACTGAGCAGCTCGGGGCCGTCGGCAGGTTAGTGGTGGCCTGGACTCTGGTCTTCAGTGCTCTAGGTTTTCATCAACACTCATATCTTGAGCCATTTTCCTCAATTCCTAACATCATAAATTCTTAATTTATTTGACCATTCAGATACTTCTCTTGCAGCATTTGTCACAAATATCATGTTTCTTAACTTTGTCTAGTACACACATTTCTGGAGCCATCCTGCACATCAGTACTTCATGTTACTGTGGTGTTTTAGTGTACagagaggagaatggaagaaaaagacataTGTTTACCACAGCAGCCTTTCTCATTCCAGCAGCATCCAGCCAGATCTGAGCTCTCCCCAGGGGGATGAGATgatgctgctgcacctgctggaGATGCAGGGGCGGGGCGGCCCCGACCACCGCAGACCCTGGAGCAAGCCGGGCCTGGGGGGAATCAGTAAGTGGTTTACTTCTCACTTACCTGGATGGAACAAACACTTTGTGAACACTTTATCTGCCACAAACATGACacttacatattttttattctcAATAACCTGCTTACAATTGATTTGCTGAAAAGTGTGGTTAGTTATCAGCAGTAAGGAATTTTGATCCACAGGTTCGAGACACAAGTCAAACCGCATGGTGCGCAAGCCTCTGTTGCCCATCGCCTCCAGTGTGCTGGACACACTGCAGCTTGACATGGCAACACTGCTTCAGACCAGCCTACCCTCCCACAGTGGCCTCTCATCCCTCCAGACCCACCCAGGCCTGCCAGACCATGACCGCCCTGTGCCTCATCCacagcacccacacacactcaccgcaGCCAGTGCCACTTCCAAGAGTGAGTcacacacccccaccaccacccaagtcTGCCTGTTTGAGTTTCAATTTGAGTGTGTTGTTGGGATTCACAACGATAATATAGTGTATGTATTACATGAAATGTTTTTCAGGTGGGTATCGGCCTCCACTCGCTCCTCGGCCACCCCTTTACACCCACCACTTAGCAGAGGAGGCCAAGAAGGAGGCGCAGTCCGTCCCAAGTGTGGCAGACAAGGTGACCACTGTTCCTCACCCTCTTGTTCGCTCTCTTAGCTACCAAGTTGAATTTGTGTGTTATTGAAAGAAATATCTGTAAACCACTGAGATTATTCATATTTATAACTATCTATGGGTTTACCTCACTAATGTTCCTTTTTTGTTAAGTTCAAACAGAACATTAGCATGAACCAGACCTCTACCATTAATGACACTCATGTCCTGTCACCTGCAACCATTTGGGACCCACAACTgtataaacaagtaaaaaactAAGGTGCACCTTACATgtcattgctttctttttttcctttctttattgttgcaTTTTTCTAGGACCTGAGTGAGTCATCCATGTGTGACCTCTCGCTGGATCCTGTCTCCCTCTCGGACATGACCCTGGAGGAGGGCCCACTCTCGGGGACAGAGGAACCTGAGACCCTCGGAGCATCGGCAGCAGCCACCGCCATGACAGCCACAGCGACGGTGGCAGGGCAGGCAtctgggagtggaggaggaccTGTGGCTGGCGACGGGGACGCCAACGTGAGCTCGGACCAACCCAGCGGCTACGTCAGCGACGGCGGAACTGAGGTACCTTGCATCCCCGCCCTCAACACGGCAAGGCTCGTCGCACGCATGAAGtaagatcaccaccacctcgtAACTTGACTTGGCAGCCGCGCTAATCACGAGTGGGAGGAACGGGAGACAACCATGCCTGACTCTGAAAGGCGCTGTGACTGGCTAGCTGAGGTGGTGGGTGCTTTGGGTGCTGTGGTTGCCTGGTACTGGTAGTGGCTGCCTTGCTGGTGTTGTTAGTTGGTGCTGTGGTGAAAATAGAGAGCGCTGTGATGGAGGGTAGCAGGTGCTGCGGTAGTGTTATGAGGAGCAGTGGTGGGATTGAATGAGTCTTGGATgcaacatacaggcaacccccgcttaacgaagggattaCGTTCTTAAAAaatccttcgttaagcgaaacttcattaagtgaatccattataacaagtttaacccctgacgaacttccattgagagtaaacaaagcgagagtgcatcatagtgcaggcaacccccgtttaacgaaggttcacacaacgaaatttctctacaacgaaggttttgttttactaccatctgctcgtttaacaaacaccaaactcgctttaacgaagttttatccaggtaattttttccaaatttgaaagccccactgtatcatgcaagctgacaggattttgaatacaccaggagctgctggtactaaggcctgcctcaggagaaatcctgagacacctgtagaataaagatcaagatcaaacctctcatggacaacacaggtgctgccgatacaaaggcctgactcagaagaaattctgcgtcacctgtagcatcaagatcaagatcaagttcacgcgcaccactcactccccagtcaaaacataacagcgtcaccagcagctcatcctccctagttcaacttcccaccaaaacgccctgcaatgtggcctaacgttcactctcgaagtgaagctgggtattattcacagacaagagagaggccagaaaactaataacattgcttgccaccatcttgacttcatctactgtctactattttcaagtcagcagactctattaagaaggctggtgagaccgcatcttccttgaaagctaaaagaaccacttgaactcgtgactctacaatggataaaatggaaagccttgtggaaatgtggtacataagttttgtatgcggtaccatgatgcgcactttgtttacattccacaggttgccggttagtgtatttcccatttcactctccctcccttcataaagttaagatcatcaacattataaagttacgtacatacatacattagtgtacattataatgacttaaattaaactacctaaatgtttaatttcataatttttagtttcattaaaccttttactgtactatgatgcactctcgctttgcttactctcaatggaagttcaaatcaggggttaaacttgttataatcgattcacttaacgaagtttcgcttaacgaagtgttttttaggaacgtaaccctttcgttaagcgggggttgcctgtacagtgaaaggtttaatgaaagtaaaaattatgaatttaaacatttaggcagtatGTATGGACATAACTTTATAAAattaatgatcttaaatttatgaagggagggagagtgaaacgggaaagacactaaccggcaacctgtggaatgtaaacaaagggcgcatcattgtatcacatacaaaacttatgcatcacatttccacaaggctttccattttatccactctagtcacgagttcaggtggttcttttaccttgcaagaaagatacggactcaccagccttcttaatagagtctgctgacttaaaaatactagagacagtagatgcagtcaagatggtggcaagcaatgctattagttttctggcctctctcttgtctgtgaataatatccagcttcacttcgagagtaagagacttcctgatcttcttagcaacgctagatGACATTCCAGGGCATTTTGAAGGTaaattgagcaagggaagacgcaatggtgctgacgctgttattgttttgaacaggggcaacgagtggtgcgtgttttgtccacgagaggcgctggtgtattcaaaagcctgtcggcttgcgtgatacggcggggctttcaaacttggaaaaaattacctggataaaattttgttaaagcgagtttggtgttcgttaaacgagcagatggtagtaaaatgaaaccttcgttgtagtgatttttcgttgtgtgaaccttcgttaagcgggggttgcctgtacattgCTTACTGGTATTTAAGAGAAGGAAGCAGCCACAGTGTGTGAAGAAAATGTTTGTTGTAAATCCCATTCATGCCAGGGAATTTATACGTGACTAAACAGTAGTTTTAGTTTGTGGCTTTGGCTAAGCAAATATTCTTTAATGTTTAGCTGTTCACTGTTTGGTTAGATCTTCGTATCTGTTGAATGTAGAAAGCAAGCAAATTATGGGCATTTTGTCCCAAATGTTGTTGGTTCAGCTTTCAGAATAGCATGCATGAAAACACTTCAGTGCTtgggaagaaataaatacactTCTTATGACAGCTACTTCCTGTATTTTGGTTATTTCTAGGATGCTTGGGTGTTTGAGGTTTGGCCAATTATATGAGGAAAGTTGGAAGGAGAGACTTGAGGGAATGAGTCATCAAAGACAAGGCATCATGTCACTTTAGCAGCAGGCATGATGACTGAGTGGTGGCAGGAGCAccagcctcctccaccacctgccACTGTGGGAACATTCCTTTGATGACCTGGAGTACACAGAAAAGGTGTCTGTTTCAATTATATGTGAGACCACATGCCAGAGTGAAGATGTTAACACATTTTGCATGATACTACATATGTCAAACCACACATGAGCTGTACAGTTGTGTTGAAGAGTGTATTAATCTgttgtatttacttttcatattAAACACTTTCCACTAACTGTAAGTCGTTAGACCTAGAATTGTGCCAGTCCTCAGGTTTTGTAATGCTCTTATCACCAGGTCTGAGGACTGGTGAGGAAACATGATGAACACAAATGAAGTGAATGCAGCACATTGATCACCAACTATTGACTGACTATACAGTGTCTCCATCCAGTCATGTCACGAAGTCCAGTTGTGTTTGCTCAGGAAGATATGGCGACactctccactcttcctcctggtGGAGGGAGTCAAGATGTTGGTGTTTGAGTGACACTGAACTGGACTAAGCAGTGACTTGTCTTTGGTGCTAGTGTGTGAATCAGCCTGGATTTGAACAGACAAATGGTGACAAGTCTGTGGGGAATTTGcactaataagaaaaatagacaaattacTATGATCTTCTGAAATCTCTTCACACACAGTTTCCATAAGTTTACTtgcaaaagagaaaatgaattgaAGCCATTTGCTTGTGTAAACAGGACATATATCACAAGTAGTGCAAATAACTTAAGTATTAAGATTTAAGCAATCATATTTTGTAGTTGTGTGTCAAATGGTGTTCTGAAAATTAAGATAATACTCACTGTTCTGAGAAGAAAGGCAGCCATTAATAGTATTGTGTGTTCTTACTAACAAACTACTGTTCTCTATGTGTCTTTCATCCTAACAAGTTATggcaaaaaagaaatgttacatCTTTTGAGAACTTGGCCCAGTAATAATGACACTGGTAATGTTTCTTTCCATGCTGCTGAAGGTGACTGGTTCAGGTGTGTGGTCCCCTCCCGTGTGTTGCTAATGTACTTTATTGGTCACTTTATACAAGGCATCTTTTGTTGGAGCACTACAAGAACACATCATCACTATGCTTTTTCAGGCTTCACTCCAGATTGATAAAGCCCACCTATTCTCTTGTAAGGAGTGAACTTTTTTCTGATCTCTGAGTTCATTCAGAGATTAGAAAATATGTAGTGGAAGAGTCTGAACAGTTTGGGATTGAAGCTTGAAATTATACAGTTATTTATGCTATTTAGGAACTTGTTTGTGGCCTTCCCATGAGCAAGCAAAGGAAATATTATGAttgatttattcacttatttgcttgtttattatttctatttattcagtttcatcatcactattttgcTTTACTGGTTATGTGTGGCTGAGAagttcattaaccccttcactatgGTGACGCCtgtgtgggcgtcatgaagccccagtagcaaatacggtgatgcctacgtagacgtcatattttcttttctgattttatttttcatcccaaAACAATAGTTTCaaatttgtcctgttggtatcTCTTTCATTATATTCCAATAAAGTTTAGCTCAGTATCacatggagaaggaaagaggctgCCTTCAATTGTGCTAAATCATGTGCAGTCGTAGccaacagtcagtcagtgagtcagtctgtCTGCCATGATCAGTTACATGTTATTtggtgtttccctcaatgcttAGTCTGCTCATCTGATTAGCATGTGTCAGTTGCTGGAGCAGAACAGTGCTGGTGGATAAGAGAACTAAAGATCAAGGGAAATAGTCAAATACAGTGAAAATAAATGGGTCACATTGTTCAATTTCTGAACATGGCTCTACAAATTATGTCAAAATAGAAGTATAGTGTATAGAGAGATACCCTATTGGTTATACATTGGTTAATAATTGTTGAATTTCTTTGCAGCAAAATGGCAGAAaccaaaggaagtgaaaaggtgGGGTGGGCAGCGGCAGCCGCTGGCCTCCCGTTTGCCCTTGGCTTCAAGATGCCCGCAGAGAAGCACACCCAGGACAAAGCTCAGGACAAAGGCAGGGATAAGGATGACAGCAGGAGACCAACTAAAGATGAAAAGTGAGATTAAGGTGGACCACAGCAACAACACAGATGATGAGGCCGAGAGTACAAGTGCCAAGTAATGCCATACCACCGCCAACAATGCCAATGACTACAAAAGCAGGacacatagaaaagaaaaggaaatatatatgtaGAAAATGGCATGCCCAGGGATGCATATCTTCCATGTTTTGTGAGTGTTGTTCCACCTCCTGACACAAGGTCTGTGCTCGTCTACCCACAGCATGGCTGCTGCAGTTTTGGGGTCTGCAGTGTGACATGCTGCATACTGCTATGTCGATGCACTGAAAACACcagaagagagagtaaaggggtAAAAAAGTAGTGCATCCATTAACATGGCTTCCACTGGAATAACAAGTCAAAAGTACAAGTTTGAAACATGCTTTGCTTTACCATGGAAATGTACAAAAGCACCTGCAATGATTGAGGAGTCTTGGAAGGCCTGAAAACATTTTGGCACTTGTATGATAGTGAATCTGAAACTCATTTTATGAGAAGCTAAGCATTCTAGGCTACcattaagaagagaaaactacattgtattgatatttattttcctatatattttcttaatttcttaatTCATCTTGGCATTAAATTTGAACCATATTGGTCactctgttcctttcttttgtacATTTGATAGGTACTACCCTAGTTGTTGACTACACACATACTACACTTCCTAAGGACCAGTTAGCCCAGTGCATACTACAACAGTCAGCATAGTTTAGGTGATCACTTTATCCTTGTGACATTAATTGAATTCCAACTCTAACATTGTGTTCAGTGTTCTCAAGTTTTAGGTTTAAAGAAACTCAAGCAAGTGTTCTGAGGTATGTATGAGTACTTTGTATACATCGTTTCTTGTCAATTCAAGTTGGAGATAAAATGGGGAAAAACTTATGATTAAAATCTGAAGTGAAATATTTGACAATCTATGGCACTGCTCACTACTTGTACCTACACTTTCATTTATGAGTATTGAATATTCTTTGCAAAAAAATTGGTGTCACATAAATATTTGAAATATTTGATCAGCTTCAAGTTGATTGGTCATAGGCACtgctcccttgtgtgtgtgtgtgtgtgtgtgtgtgtgtgtgtgtgtgtgtgtgtgtgtgtgtgtgtgtgtgagagagagagagagagagagagagagagagagagagagagagagagagagagagagagagaatttactggAGGCATTCCTATGCTCCTTAGGCTacggcactgtgtgtgtgtgtgtgtgtgt comes from the Portunus trituberculatus isolate SZX2019 chromosome 25, ASM1759143v1, whole genome shotgun sequence genome and includes:
- the LOC123509001 gene encoding E3 ubiquitin-protein ligase TRIM37-like isoform X6, with product MAARDKKVDETSYESLAEVFRCFICMEKLQDAHLCPHCSKLCCYLCIRRWLTEQRPQCPHCRANLHLHELVNCRWVEEVTQQLDTLQQAGVRPPPPDTDKDKCERHQEKLSVYCWTCGKCICHQCALWGGTHSGHTFKPLEEVYEQHTTQIREEVAQLRRRLHELVSLVQEVERNVESVRAAKDERVREIRNAVELMIARLDSQLKSKLLTLMGQKNSLTQETEQLETLLQEIEHQLHTCSKSELIQRSPDLHSMITPVNKKPMASFVTAPVPADFQSEIVPQYDSSTFVMNNFSQLQHKADPVYSPPLHVNGLSWRLKVYPDGNGVVRGNYLSVFLELSAGLPETSKYEYRVEMIHQGSRDASKNIVREFASDFEVGECWGYNRFFRLDLLANEGYLNTETDTLILRFQVRPPTFFQKCRDQVWYIHQLQTLQAQYIQQINNLKERIAIELSRNSVTSSKNLNAPTGFARVERPQSASPKPNPIVQHPHHPHPLPQAKPQRTTHHINKSVDPVELEAERQSTSSSDTEDLSEGELNDQEEGPDHSVTTAEYGSNDENDVDDETMSGDNDVEHSAASSLLASLHEASALHEGPILNHSQSHSSSFLSDLDSLTEQLGAVGSSIQPDLSSPQGDEMMLLHLLEMQGRGGPDHRRPWSKPGLGGISSRHKSNRMVRKPLLPIASSVLDTLQLDMATLLQTSLPSHSGLSSLQTHPGLPDHDRPVPHPQHPHTLTAASATSKSGYRPPLAPRPPLYTHHLAEEAKKEAQSVPSVADKDLSESSMCDLSLDPVSLSDMTLEEGPLSGTEEPETLGASAAATAMTATATVAGQASGSGGGPVAGDGDANVSSDQPSGYVSDGGTEQNGRNQRK
- the LOC123509001 gene encoding E3 ubiquitin-protein ligase TRIM37-like isoform X2, with amino-acid sequence MGVSVRAGKRASTTRMKYVYSNRPWKVIHVQESLAEVFRCFICMEKLQDAHLCPHCSKLCCYLCIRRWLTEQRPQCPHCRANLHLHELVNCRWVEEVTQQLDTLQQAGVRPPPPDTDKDKCERHQEKLSVYCWTCGKCICHQCALWGGTHSGHTFKPLEEVYEQHTTQIREEVAQLRRRLHELVSLVQEVERNVESVRAAKDERVREIRNAVELMIARLDSQLKSKLLTLMGQKNSLTQETEQLETLLQEIEHQLHTCSKSELIQRSPDLHSMITPVNKKPMASFVTAPVPADFQSEIVPQYDSSTFVMNNFSQLQHKADPVYSPPLHVNGLSWRLKVYPDGNGVVRGNYLSVFLELSAGLPETSKYEYRVEMIHQGSRDASKNIVREFASDFEVGECWGYNRFFRLDLLANEGYLNTETDTLILRFQVRPPTFFQKCRDQVWYIHQLQTLQAQYIQQINNLKERIAIELSRNSVTSSKNLNAPTGFARVERPQSASPKPNPIVQHPHHPHPLPQAKPQRTTHHINKSVDPVELEAERQSTSSSDTEDLSEGELNDQEEGPDHSVTTAEYGSNDENDVDDETMSGDNDVEHSAASSLLASLHEASALHEGPILNHSQSHSSSFLSDLDSLTEQLGAVGSSIQPDLSSPQGDEMMLLHLLEMQGRGGPDHRRPWSKPGLGGISSRHKSNRMVRKPLLPIASSVLDTLQLDMATLLQTSLPSHSGLSSLQTHPGLPDHDRPVPHPQHPHTLTAASATSKSGYRPPLAPRPPLYTHHLAEEAKKEAQSVPSVADKDLSESSMCDLSLDPVSLSDMTLEEGPLSGTEEPETLGASAAATAMTATATVAGQASGSGGGPVAGDGDANVSSDQPSGYVSDGGTEVTGSAKWQKPKEVKRWGGQRQPLASRLPLASRCPQRSTPRTKLRTKAGIRMTAGDQLKMKSEIKVDHSNNTDDEAESTSAK
- the LOC123509001 gene encoding E3 ubiquitin-protein ligase TRIM37-like isoform X4, coding for MAARDKKVDETSYESLAEVFRCFICMEKLQDAHLCPHCSKLCCYLCIRRWLTEQRPQCPHCRANLHLHELVNCRWVEEVTQQLDTLQQAGVRPPPPDTDKDKCERHQEKLSVYCWTCGKCICHQCALWGGTHSGHTFKPLEEVYEQHTTQIREEVAQLRRRLHELVSLVQEVERNVESVRAAKDERVREIRNAVELMIARLDSQLKSKLLTLMGQKNSLTQETEQLETLLQEIEHQLHTCSKSELIQRSPDLHSMITPVNKKPMASFVTAPVPADFQSEIVPQYDSSTFVMNNFSQLQHKADPVYSPPLHVNGLSWRLKVYPDGNGVVRGNYLSVFLELSAGLPETSKYEYRVEMIHQGSRDASKNIVREFASDFEVGECWGYNRFFRLDLLANEGYLNTETDTLILRFQVRPPTFFQKCRDQVWYIHQLQTLQAQYIQQINNLKERIAIELSRNSVTSSKNLNAPTGFARVERPQSASPKPNPIVQHPHHPHPLPQAKPQRTTHHINKSVDPVELEAERQSTSSSDTEDLSEGELNDQEEGPDHSVTTAEYGSNDENDVDDETMSGDNDVEHSAASSLLASLHEASALHEGPILNHSQSHSSSFLSDLDSLTEQLGAVGSLSHSSSIQPDLSSPQGDEMMLLHLLEMQGRGGPDHRRPWSKPGLGGISSRHKSNRMVRKPLLPIASSVLDTLQLDMATLLQTSLPSHSGLSSLQTHPGLPDHDRPVPHPQHPHTLTAASATSKSGYRPPLAPRPPLYTHHLAEEAKKEAQSVPSVADKDLSESSMCDLSLDPVSLSDMTLEEGPLSGTEEPETLGASAAATAMTATATVAGQASGSGGGPVAGDGDANVSSDQPSGYVSDGGTEVTGSAKWQKPKEVKRWGGQRQPLASRLPLASRCPQRSTPRTKLRTKAGIRMTAGDQLKMKSEIKVDHSNNTDDEAESTSAK
- the LOC123509001 gene encoding E3 ubiquitin-protein ligase TRIM37-like isoform X1, with amino-acid sequence MGVSVRAGKRASTTRMKYVYSNRPWKVIHVQESLAEVFRCFICMEKLQDAHLCPHCSKLCCYLCIRRWLTEQRPQCPHCRANLHLHELVNCRWVEEVTQQLDTLQQAGVRPPPPDTDKDKCERHQEKLSVYCWTCGKCICHQCALWGGTHSGHTFKPLEEVYEQHTTQIREEVAQLRRRLHELVSLVQEVERNVESVRAAKDERVREIRNAVELMIARLDSQLKSKLLTLMGQKNSLTQETEQLETLLQEIEHQLHTCSKSELIQRSPDLHSMITPVNKKPMASFVTAPVPADFQSEIVPQYDSSTFVMNNFSQLQHKADPVYSPPLHVNGLSWRLKVYPDGNGVVRGNYLSVFLELSAGLPETSKYEYRVEMIHQGSRDASKNIVREFASDFEVGECWGYNRFFRLDLLANEGYLNTETDTLILRFQVRPPTFFQKCRDQVWYIHQLQTLQAQYIQQINNLKERIAIELSRNSVTSSKNLNAPTGFARVERPQSASPKPNPIVQHPHHPHPLPQAKPQRTTHHINKSVDPVELEAERQSTSSSDTEDLSEGELNDQEEGPDHSVTTAEYGSNDENDVDDETMSGDNDVEHSAASSLLASLHEASALHEGPILNHSQSHSSSFLSDLDSLTEQLGAVGSLSHSSSIQPDLSSPQGDEMMLLHLLEMQGRGGPDHRRPWSKPGLGGISSRHKSNRMVRKPLLPIASSVLDTLQLDMATLLQTSLPSHSGLSSLQTHPGLPDHDRPVPHPQHPHTLTAASATSKSGYRPPLAPRPPLYTHHLAEEAKKEAQSVPSVADKDLSESSMCDLSLDPVSLSDMTLEEGPLSGTEEPETLGASAAATAMTATATVAGQASGSGGGPVAGDGDANVSSDQPSGYVSDGGTEVTGSAKWQKPKEVKRWGGQRQPLASRLPLASRCPQRSTPRTKLRTKAGIRMTAGDQLKMKSEIKVDHSNNTDDEAESTSAK